From the Vidua macroura isolate BioBank_ID:100142 unplaced genomic scaffold, ASM2450914v1 whyUn_scaffold_109, whole genome shotgun sequence genome, the window ATTCCCGAGCGCAGCCTCAGCCTCTGTccccttctcaccatcgaggGATTGTCAATGAGCTTGAGAAGGGCCCTGAGCGCCAGGCGACGCCTGTCCCTGCACTTGCTCCGCAGGTGCCTTGACAAGATTTGCAGGACTCTGTTAGCACCGCCTCCACTCAAGTTCAGACActcgaggacctgaaaggcacagggcagtgacaggggacccaGCCGGCAGAAGCCTGGAAccgcacagggctgggcccaggcagcagcacagggcgcGGGCACCCGGCCCAGGCAGCTGCggctacgagagggcagagagctgggaggcagctgagcgAGGCAGTGCTGGCCAtcaggctcacctccacaaggaacGCCAGGGCGGGCAGCTCCCAGCGTGGCTCCTGTGTGCTGAGCAGCCGGAGCAGGTAGTGAGTGATCCGGGAACACAAGGGGATGGAGACACGGGATATCTCCCTGGCAGGAGAAAAAGTAACCAAGACTTTGGGCCGGGGGACAAACCTCTCCCAGGATGGACTCACAGAGGtctggtctttccccagcatcctgcaAGGGGCCCTGGGCTATTTGGGAGGCGGCTCCTTGTGGGTaccctcctctgccagccttttccagtctgcttGGCTGTGCCTCGGTGACAAGGCCCTCTGGCCCACGACCActgggactgtgtggggcaccctgggcacagagcacaaaTGTCAGAGGCAGCGGGgagaagggggtctcacctggccagcagacccacagcATAGTGGTGGGTGTCAGCACACAGCAGCGTGTCCCAGCCACGCTTGCGTTCCATTGCCAGCACCACATCCTCGTGCTCCatttggcagagcagggacttcAGGGTCcgcactgcaaacctgtgtgcagagcaaagcccgGGTCACGCTGGGAGCactggctcctgcccagggatgtggcagggacagaggagtGGGATGGAGTACCTGttggggctggtggcaaggCCGTATTGCTGCTGGCATCCCTTCCAGAAGGTATCGACCTCCTCTGGCATATCCAGAGTGCTGAAGAACACTTGGAAGAGCAGATGCACCAATAGGCGGGGGAAATACACCGTCACCATCTGTGGGACACAGGGCACCTGGAGGATCTTCCACATCACCACAGTTGCCTGCAAAGGACAAAGCCCCCCGAGAcagcgctcagtgccgaggtgtccGTGTGGCAGGGCCCGAGCACGGGAGGGAGAGGCCCGGAGAGAcgcagggggagcagcgggcctggtgccccTGAAGCTGCCCCGaggccaggtttcagcccagtgcctgaggcagggagatgcagtggggcaaggaggatggagagctgctgggcaggtggGCTTGGGGCCAGCAAAGGCCAGTtgcagaaactcacagccaggacaAAGACACTGGTTTTGTCCCCATCAGAGGTGAATGTTCTGTGCTCTGGCCAACTCCCCAGCACATCGAGGAGTATCAGGTGCACCGGCTCCGCAGTCCTGGGCGAGCACATGATGCTCTTCCACATGGTGAAAGCAGCTCTGCGGGGTTAGAGCTCTGTCTCAGGGGGGTCTGGGACACAGCACCGTGGCCTGGGCAGCAACGGGGACCTGagctggctgccagctctgcctctgcccactgcccctcgccagcagcgcccaggcagcccaggcctGTGGGGACAGGCCCCTGAGGGGCAGCGAGGGAGCATGGCAGCAGGCTCGGGGGCTGACATGCCAGGGCTGGCAAAAGGAGGAGCCAGAGGGCCCTGGGGACTCTCTGTTGGTCAGACATCTGGCACAGGCTGTACAGGCTGATGGGGTGGAGAGCACTGAGCCCTGTGGGCAGGTGGCCCCATACCTGTCACAGGATGGGGCCACACACAGGAGTGTCATTACTACATCAGCAGGCTGTTCTTCAGTGAGATCCAGCAGGGCCCTTTtcagcctctgctcagcaaaCTGATTGTCCATGAGCCACTGGTGGATGTACCTCACCATGGCGGGCACCTGGAGAAGGCACGGGGAGACTTGGAAAGCTGCCAGAGGGAGGAATGtccccagcttccccagagaagtgcttcccttcccaccacacTGCCATGGCCTCAAAGGCTTCCAGTGACCAGCGGGAGTGGCTTGGGAGGCCAAGCAATTCCTGGGAGGATCAAACCCTCAAACCACAGGCTGCTTATTTGCTTTGGATTGCAAAACCCCTCCTCTACGAGCAtatccagcagggcagcacaggtctTGGTTTTGAAGGTGTGTGAATATGCTCTGAGCCCTGTGCCTATGGTGCTGGTCTCTTCCTCCTGAATCCTCTTGATGAATTTGCAAACCAGGTgtaggagaagggcaggaagccAGGCATGTTCCACGGAATGCTCCAAGTGCGGTGCTCGGCTGAGCGgtgacagcaggcccagcccaggtggggatggctgcaggTACCTCCACTGTTCTGCGGAAGAGGCCACGGGCAGGGTCCTGCTCTTGTGTGCGGTCCAcggctgcatctggcaaagagcgagcgcagccagagctgaggggctgtgggagaggctggagaacacagcccagccctgagctccccaggcagggacagcccagggatgccccaggggatggagtaCGGCCGCTGCGGGGTGTCTGCCCGGCCTCTCTTCCGTCCTGTCCGTGGGCAtgtccccaggggatgggatgggatgcctTGGGATGCCTTGGGATGCCTTGGGATGCCTTGGGATGGGATGCAGTGGgatgcagtgggatgggatgcaATGGGATGCCATGGTGCCAAGCTGGCTGTAGGCACCAACCCTAAGCCCAGCTCTGCTACTCACCCTCCTGTAGAGTTTTGAACCGCACCACCTCTTTGATCTCCTCtactggggcagctccagggccttcttcctcctcctgcacccaggCCAGCTTGGGCCCTCTCAGGGATCTCTGCTCCATGGCAGTGACTGGATTTGAGGCTACTTGCAGGAGAGATGCCTCAGAAAAGCTCCGAGTCAGCAAGTCCTGCAGTTGTGCCTGGAAGGCACCTTCAAGAGAGAAGCCTCAGGAAGGCTAcaggacagcaagtcctgcactctggtcttgagggctcctgccacaaGGACAGGAGACTCCTGTCAAGGATTGTGGTCAGGCCTCGAGGGCACcggtggcagggatgggagatgCCTTCGGGGCACCAAGTCCCACGGTCTGCCCTCAAGGGTCTGGCCTCGAGGTCAGTTCCAGGAATAACGCCTGGGAAAAGCTCCGGGTCAGACACGAACGAGTGCGCTGTGCGGGGGCTCCTCACGGCACCGCTCTGTCCCGTCCTGTCCTGTCGCGTGCTCCAAGCACTCTGGCGTGGTCTTGTCACCACCAGCTCCTATGTCACaccgtgtcacaaagggcccttggACACGCAGTCCCGTTCCAT encodes:
- the LOC128822908 gene encoding maestro heat-like repeat-containing protein family member 9 — its product is MEQRSLRGPKLAWVQEEEEGPGAAPVEEIKEVVRFKTLQEDAAVDRTQEQDPARGLFRRTVEVPAMVRYIHQWLMDNQFAEQRLKRALLDLTEEQPADVVMTLLCVAPSCDRAAFTMWKSIMCSPRTAEPVHLILLDVLGSWPEHRTFTSDGDKTSVFVLAATVVMWKILQVPCVPQMVTVYFPRLLVHLLFQVFFSTLDMPEEVDTFWKGCQQQYGLATSPNRFAVRTLKSLLCQMEHEDVVLAMERKRGWDTLLCADTHHYAVGLLAR